The following coding sequences lie in one Synechococcus sp. PCC 7336 genomic window:
- a CDS encoding putative baseplate assembly protein, translated as MDRSFLPQLPKSDLDDRTYQDLLDECLLRIPRYCPEWTNFNPSDPGVTLIELFAWLTDQMLLRFNQVPRRNYVAFLELLGIRLQPPAPAQTDVTFYLSVYLSLGQSPSLPRQRTLNAGIEVATVRAENDEAVIFSTDEDLELATPSIKHFLRANAALDRPDEFYDCFAAGRWTNLSEDRLWRGLEQLVFGEYPQPSHCFYVVFEESAPLEGNVISLIFEGQAGTATGIDPEQPPLRWEAWDGRAWQPVLRSLNDDATKGLSFDDLGNQQQPNAVVTSAATLHMPRQWPVDTFSGYRGRWVRAVTDSSDGQPMYRQSPQIQGLGAQTIGGTIGATQCFTVRDEVLGVSNGKPGQVFTLASRPVLPRRPEEREYIVVELPGGSIERWQEVENFAESGPNDLHYTIDSLSGEVQFGPLIREPEHLQQQTAERSRMQSGDRLPLPPDAPRERLERHYGKVPPRGAEIVMAAYRTGGGIRGNVPSKAIVQLKTAVPYVREIVNYVEARYGANAQSLEDAAIKVPTMFRTRDRAVTPEDFEVLTERGGAGQVARAYCPPQLQNSGGIVQVWVVPQASTDGIERGVGLHPDRLAMTPTLKQTLLNYLDERRLLGVQVQLESPNYVGVSVQAELGLEPKYQYADAEEEIHQQVQQALYRFLNPLTGGKDGQGWPFGTPLYRSDITAVIQPVPGVQFIRNVYLYQLRQQGDRWQRSLAQDGYIAVEPLELLCSWATELGDGVDSSHSIITIGAGVGASR; from the coding sequence ATGGATCGCAGCTTTCTTCCCCAATTGCCCAAATCCGATCTAGACGATCGCACTTACCAGGACTTGCTGGACGAGTGCCTGTTGCGGATTCCGCGCTATTGCCCCGAATGGACCAACTTCAACCCCAGCGATCCGGGGGTGACCTTAATCGAACTGTTTGCGTGGCTCACCGACCAGATGTTGCTGCGCTTCAATCAGGTGCCCCGCCGCAATTACGTCGCCTTTCTCGAACTTTTGGGCATTCGCTTGCAGCCCCCCGCCCCGGCCCAGACGGATGTGACCTTTTATTTGTCGGTGTACTTGTCCCTCGGTCAGTCCCCCTCGCTCCCCCGCCAGCGCACCCTCAATGCCGGTATAGAAGTTGCCACTGTACGGGCGGAAAACGACGAAGCCGTCATCTTTTCCACCGACGAGGATTTAGAGCTCGCAACCCCCAGCATCAAGCATTTTTTGCGGGCCAACGCCGCCCTCGATCGCCCGGACGAGTTTTATGACTGTTTTGCAGCAGGCCGCTGGACGAATCTCTCGGAAGATCGCCTCTGGCGCGGGTTGGAGCAACTGGTGTTTGGGGAGTATCCCCAGCCGAGCCATTGCTTCTACGTAGTGTTTGAAGAGTCTGCCCCGCTGGAGGGCAATGTCATTTCGCTCATCTTTGAAGGACAAGCGGGTACCGCCACGGGAATCGACCCCGAGCAACCGCCACTGCGCTGGGAAGCCTGGGATGGCCGAGCTTGGCAGCCCGTCTTGCGATCGCTGAATGACGATGCCACCAAAGGCTTGAGTTTCGACGATCTGGGCAACCAACAGCAGCCCAATGCCGTCGTCACCAGCGCGGCCACTCTGCACATGCCCCGTCAGTGGCCGGTCGATACGTTTTCGGGCTATCGAGGCCGGTGGGTGCGAGCGGTGACAGACAGTTCGGACGGACAGCCCATGTATCGGCAATCGCCGCAAATTCAGGGGTTGGGGGCGCAAACCATCGGCGGCACGATTGGGGCGACCCAATGCTTTACGGTGCGGGATGAAGTGTTGGGCGTTAGCAATGGCAAACCGGGGCAAGTCTTCACTCTGGCCAGCCGACCCGTCTTGCCCCGTCGGCCCGAGGAAAGGGAATACATTGTGGTGGAGCTACCTGGAGGCTCGATCGAACGCTGGCAGGAGGTGGAGAACTTTGCCGAATCGGGGCCGAACGATCTCCATTACACAATTGATTCGCTCTCGGGGGAGGTGCAGTTCGGGCCGCTCATTCGAGAACCCGAACACCTGCAGCAGCAAACTGCCGAGCGCAGTCGCATGCAGTCGGGCGATCGCCTTCCCCTCCCTCCAGATGCCCCCCGCGAGCGGTTAGAACGGCATTACGGCAAGGTGCCGCCTCGCGGGGCCGAAATTGTGATGGCGGCCTATCGAACCGGGGGGGGGATTCGCGGCAATGTGCCGTCAAAGGCGATCGTGCAGCTCAAAACTGCAGTGCCCTACGTGCGGGAAATTGTCAATTATGTCGAGGCCCGCTACGGGGCCAATGCCCAATCGCTAGAAGATGCGGCGATTAAGGTGCCGACGATGTTTCGCACCCGCGATCGCGCCGTTACCCCCGAAGATTTCGAAGTGCTGACGGAGCGAGGGGGAGCGGGGCAGGTGGCCCGAGCCTATTGCCCGCCGCAGTTGCAAAACAGTGGGGGAATCGTGCAGGTGTGGGTGGTGCCTCAGGCCAGTACCGACGGCATCGAGCGCGGGGTGGGACTGCATCCCGATCGCCTCGCGATGACCCCCACTCTCAAGCAAACCTTGCTGAATTATCTTGACGAACGCCGCTTGCTGGGGGTGCAAGTGCAACTGGAGTCTCCCAATTACGTCGGAGTTTCGGTGCAAGCGGAACTGGGGCTGGAGCCGAAATACCAGTATGCCGATGCGGAGGAGGAGATTCACCAGCAGGTGCAGCAAGCCCTCTACCGCTTCCTCAATCCCCTCACCGGCGGGAAAGATGGCCAGGGCTGGCCGTTCGGCACGCCGCTATATCGCTCGGATATTACGGCAGTGATTCAGCCGGTGCCGGGGGTGCAGTTTATTCGCAATGTTTATCTCTATCAGTTGCGCCAACAGGGCGATCGCTGGCAGCGATCGCTGGCGCAGGACGGTTACATTGCTGTGGAACCGCTGGAATTGCTCTGTTCTTGGGCCACTGAACTGGGAGACGGTGTAGATTCCAGCCACTCCATCATCACGATCGGCGCGGGGGTGGGGGCAAGCCGATGA
- a CDS encoding GPW/gp25 family protein, with product MPDTNQDALVGRGFAYPLRLSVQGKLQLSASEQNLRESILLILRTNLGERKYRPNFGCRLGELLFAPMNTTTLRQARLFVRQALTHWEPRIAVDEVRIVNPNPQTGRMDILIAYHPINTHDRRSLVYPFYLVPESEQV from the coding sequence ATGCCAGACACCAACCAGGATGCGCTCGTCGGGCGAGGATTTGCCTACCCACTGCGGTTGAGCGTGCAAGGCAAACTACAACTCAGCGCCTCCGAGCAAAACTTGCGGGAGTCGATCCTGCTGATTTTGCGCACCAACCTGGGGGAACGGAAATACCGCCCCAACTTCGGCTGTCGCTTGGGGGAATTACTCTTCGCCCCCATGAATACCACCACACTCCGCCAAGCCCGCCTCTTCGTCCGCCAAGCCCTGACCCATTGGGAACCCCGCATCGCCGTCGACGAAGTCCGCATCGTCAACCCCAACCCCCAAACCGGGCGCATGGATATCCTCATCGCCTATCACCCCATCAATACCCACGATCGCCGCAGTTTGGTCTATCCCTTCTATCTCGTCCCCGAGTCGGAACAGGTTTGA